A portion of the Micromonospora tarapacensis genome contains these proteins:
- the urtD gene encoding urea ABC transporter ATP-binding protein UrtD, whose protein sequence is MTEQLDGLYVRDLRVSFDGFTAVDGVSLDVPPGDIRFLIGPNGAGKTTLVDAVTGLVRATGSVRFGDRELLGRPVHRITRLGVGRTFQTSTVFEELTVLQNLDIAVGARRSWATLLRRRHGVPDEVAEALDVIGLAGRADQLAGTLAHGQKQWLEIGMLLVQDARLLLLDEPVAGMSHEERDATGRLLERVSHDRTVVVIEHDMDFLRRFARTVTVLHAGRLLSEGTVAQVQADPRVQEVYLGHPVDAGTAPTGTEA, encoded by the coding sequence GTGACGGAGCAGCTGGACGGACTCTACGTGCGTGACCTGCGGGTGAGCTTCGACGGGTTCACCGCCGTCGACGGGGTGTCGCTGGACGTCCCCCCCGGCGACATCCGGTTCCTCATCGGCCCCAACGGTGCCGGCAAGACCACATTGGTCGACGCCGTGACCGGGCTGGTCCGGGCCACCGGCTCGGTGCGCTTCGGCGACCGGGAACTGCTCGGCCGGCCGGTGCACCGGATCACCCGACTCGGGGTCGGCCGGACCTTCCAGACCTCGACGGTGTTCGAGGAGCTGACCGTGCTGCAGAACCTCGACATCGCGGTCGGGGCCCGGCGGAGCTGGGCGACGCTGCTGCGCCGCCGGCACGGGGTGCCCGACGAGGTGGCCGAGGCCCTCGACGTCATCGGCCTGGCCGGGCGGGCCGACCAGCTCGCCGGCACCCTGGCCCACGGGCAGAAGCAGTGGTTGGAGATCGGCATGCTGCTCGTGCAGGACGCCCGGCTGCTGCTGCTCGACGAGCCGGTGGCCGGGATGAGCCACGAGGAACGCGACGCCACCGGGCGGCTGCTGGAACGGGTCAGCCACGACCGCACCGTGGTGGTGATCGAGCACGACATGGACTTCCTGCGCCGCTTCGCGCGTACCGTCACCGTGCTGCACGCCGGCCGGCTGCTCAGCGAGGGCACCGTCGCGCAGGTGCAGGCCGACCCGCGCGTGCAGGAGGTATACCTCGGCCACCCGGTCGACGCCGGGACGGCTCCGACCGGTACGGAGGCATGA
- the urtE gene encoding urea ABC transporter ATP-binding subunit UrtE — translation MLTIRGVHAGYGRSRVLHGVDVSVPGDGVATVLGHNGAGKSTLLRVAAGLLRPSAGRVELDGEDITRLAPHQRVARGVAYVPQGQQCFPHLTAAENLRLVADGRRDGPATTAEVLDLFPALRPLLRRRAGLLSGGQRQQLAIARALITRPRLLMLDEPTEGIQPSVVAEIQDRIVALIAQTGFSVLLVEQHLGFALRVADRYHVLESGRVTSAGDGGATAERSVREALSV, via the coding sequence ATGCTCACCATCCGTGGCGTGCACGCCGGCTACGGGCGTAGCCGGGTGCTGCACGGCGTCGACGTCAGCGTGCCCGGCGACGGGGTCGCCACGGTGCTCGGCCACAACGGCGCCGGCAAGTCCACCCTGCTGCGGGTCGCCGCCGGCCTGCTGCGGCCCAGCGCCGGACGGGTCGAACTGGACGGCGAGGACATCACCCGGCTCGCGCCGCACCAGCGGGTCGCCCGGGGCGTCGCGTACGTGCCGCAGGGACAGCAGTGCTTCCCGCACCTGACCGCCGCGGAGAACCTGCGGCTGGTGGCCGACGGTCGGCGGGACGGGCCGGCGACCACCGCCGAGGTGCTGGATCTGTTCCCGGCGTTGCGCCCGCTGCTGCGACGGCGGGCCGGTCTGCTCTCCGGCGGCCAGCGCCAGCAACTGGCCATCGCCCGGGCCCTGATCACCCGGCCCCGGCTGCTGATGCTCGACGAGCCGACGGAGGGCATCCAGCCGTCCGTCGTCGCCGAGATCCAGGACCGGATCGTGGCGCTGATCGCGCAGACCGGCTTCAGTGTGCTCCTGGTCGAGCAGCACCTCGGCTTCGCGCTGCGGGTGGCCGACCGCTACCACGTGCTGGAGTCGGGCCGGGTCACCTCCGCCGGAGACGGTGGCGCCACCGCGGAACGCAGCGTCCGGGAGGCCCTCTCGGTCTGA
- a CDS encoding amidase, whose amino-acid sequence MSASLGTDPAFLDAVEIAQLVNTGQLCPTEVVEAVLARIAAVDMKLRAFREVWPDRARRTAHELRRAVGDGTRLPLAGVPLGIKATEGVDSPQARRLIAAGCIPIGATSVPRGTAWQTWGHTDRGPTTNPWRADRTPGGSSAGSAAAVAAGLVPLATGNDGAGSLRIPAAWCGVIGIKTTSGRCPSTSVLNAPGPLARTTDDATAYLDAVLGTDLASQVTDPTEGQPVRAAWSGSLGYADVDPQVAEPARAAADRLAASGSIQWVEHDLVLSDPAPAWHALRAGSAAQQAAAGTLRTHNNQQLAEVFRTSDVLLTPTTPYAAHGHTGPGERMNVALTWAFNLSGHPAASAPAGFASDGTPVGLQIVARHHREDLLVRVAACLQLRHPWPRPR is encoded by the coding sequence GTGAGTGCATCACTCGGCACAGATCCCGCATTTCTGGACGCCGTCGAGATCGCGCAGTTGGTCAACACCGGGCAGCTCTGCCCCACCGAAGTCGTCGAAGCTGTCTTGGCCCGCATCGCGGCCGTGGACATGAAGCTACGAGCCTTTCGTGAGGTCTGGCCGGACCGGGCCCGCCGCACCGCGCACGAGTTGCGTCGCGCCGTCGGCGATGGCACCCGACTGCCGCTCGCGGGGGTGCCGCTGGGTATCAAAGCCACCGAAGGCGTCGACTCACCACAAGCTCGACGACTCATCGCCGCCGGGTGCATCCCGATCGGTGCCACCTCAGTGCCGCGCGGCACCGCCTGGCAGACCTGGGGACACACCGACCGCGGCCCCACCACCAACCCCTGGCGGGCAGACCGCACCCCCGGCGGTTCCTCCGCCGGTTCGGCAGCCGCGGTCGCGGCGGGTCTCGTACCCCTGGCAACCGGTAACGACGGCGCCGGGTCGCTCCGCATTCCGGCCGCCTGGTGCGGCGTCATCGGCATCAAGACCACCAGTGGCCGCTGTCCCTCCACGAGCGTGCTCAACGCACCTGGCCCGCTGGCTCGCACCACCGATGACGCCACCGCCTACCTCGATGCCGTTCTCGGCACAGACCTTGCCAGCCAGGTCACCGACCCGACCGAAGGGCAACCCGTTCGAGCGGCCTGGTCGGGCAGCTTGGGCTACGCCGACGTCGACCCGCAGGTGGCGGAGCCGGCACGCGCTGCCGCCGACCGACTCGCCGCGAGCGGTTCGATCCAGTGGGTCGAACACGACCTGGTCCTCAGCGATCCTGCGCCCGCCTGGCATGCGCTGCGTGCCGGTTCGGCCGCGCAGCAAGCCGCCGCCGGAACCCTGCGCACCCACAACAACCAGCAGCTCGCTGAGGTGTTCAGGACCTCAGACGTGCTGCTCACGCCGACGACCCCCTACGCCGCTCACGGTCACACCGGGCCGGGCGAGCGCATGAACGTAGCGTTGACCTGGGCATTCAACCTCAGTGGACACCCAGCCGCAAGCGCACCAGCCGGCTTCGCTAGCGACGGGACGCCCGTCGGTCTGCAGATCGTCGCCCGGCACCACCGCGAAGATCTACTCGTCCGAGTGGCAGCATGCCTACAACTACGGCACCCGTGGCCGCGGCCAAGATAG
- a CDS encoding tetrahydrofolate dehydrogenase/cyclohydrolase catalytic domain-containing protein, whose product MSAQPDNRISGREILRTVHELYASYREPMTARGRTAAIIRVEAGGHDPVDWQARANASRISAEQKVANFTRIGLHTEHLVLPARVTPAEFAATIRRANADPAVTAVIVQQPVPARLRQFVQDIAPQKDIDALTKASDQQVCATAEGIWRVVQPFTRDAPAVAVVGARGFVGRGVVTRLTEHGHKPLELDLGDNLSAVREADIVISVTGSPGLLGPQHIRPHHRLVVDSGFVPSPDGGVAGDISAEATGIPQNITPVPGGIGPVEMAVLVERSIRQELQPDLAPWQYAGRPYEARASGPAAAARAAASAFPVPTRVPRQTGSQTVHPPSRQRGGHDRGNDQDRQR is encoded by the coding sequence ATGAGCGCCCAGCCAGACAACCGCATCTCGGGCCGAGAAATCCTGCGCACCGTCCACGAGCTGTACGCCAGCTATCGCGAACCCATGACGGCCCGCGGCAGGACGGCAGCGATCATCAGGGTCGAGGCCGGGGGCCACGACCCGGTGGACTGGCAGGCACGCGCGAATGCCTCACGGATCTCCGCAGAACAGAAGGTCGCCAACTTCACCAGGATCGGCCTGCACACCGAACATTTGGTGCTGCCAGCTCGGGTGACTCCAGCAGAGTTCGCAGCCACCATCAGGCGCGCCAACGCCGATCCCGCCGTCACCGCCGTCATCGTGCAACAGCCGGTCCCGGCCCGGCTGCGCCAGTTCGTGCAGGACATCGCCCCGCAGAAGGACATCGACGCGCTGACCAAGGCGTCCGACCAGCAGGTGTGCGCGACTGCGGAAGGAATCTGGCGAGTGGTGCAACCCTTCACCCGCGACGCACCAGCCGTCGCCGTGGTGGGAGCCCGGGGCTTCGTCGGACGCGGTGTCGTCACCCGCCTCACCGAACATGGCCACAAGCCGCTCGAACTCGATCTCGGCGACAACCTCAGCGCGGTCCGCGAGGCCGACATCGTCATCTCCGTCACCGGCAGCCCGGGGTTGCTCGGCCCACAGCACATACGCCCACACCACCGGCTTGTGGTGGACTCCGGCTTCGTCCCGTCGCCCGACGGTGGGGTAGCTGGTGACATCTCCGCCGAGGCCACCGGCATCCCGCAGAACATCACTCCGGTGCCCGGCGGCATCGGTCCCGTCGAGATGGCCGTCCTGGTCGAACGGAGTATTCGTCAGGAGCTGCAACCCGATCTGGCCCCCTGGCAGTACGCGGGACGTCCGTACGAGGCGCGTGCCAGCGGACCTGCCGCAGCTGCCCGAGCGGCAGCATCCGCCTTCCCCGTCCCGACCCGCGTACCTCGACAGACCGGGTCGCAAACCGTGCACCCGCCGTCCCGCCAGCGCGGTGGCCACGATCGCGGCAATGACCAAGATCGCCAACGGTGA
- a CDS encoding DUF4913 domain-containing protein, translating into MTSPTSGPVADLSAPLGELAGDPAGEPPPTAEPAGNEPVFRDVEAFVGNYLAHVVERRLASGPTSGMNWCPRWWAHPEAISRLYALWRAWETLRVSDPETGMSTWWRDHLDPHLAALAAEYGPFSRCSPDRHTDTRPLPVEPAPAEVLAQLPDDGSR; encoded by the coding sequence ATGACCAGCCCGACCTCCGGCCCCGTCGCCGACCTCAGCGCACCACTCGGTGAACTCGCTGGCGATCCCGCGGGCGAACCGCCGCCCACCGCCGAGCCCGCTGGCAACGAGCCGGTCTTCCGCGACGTCGAGGCGTTCGTCGGGAACTACCTCGCCCACGTCGTCGAGCGGCGCCTCGCCAGCGGACCAACCTCCGGGATGAACTGGTGCCCACGGTGGTGGGCCCACCCAGAAGCGATCTCCCGCCTCTACGCCCTGTGGCGGGCATGGGAGACCCTGCGGGTCAGCGACCCAGAGACCGGCATGAGCACCTGGTGGCGCGACCACCTCGACCCGCACCTCGCCGCCCTCGCCGCCGAGTACGGCCCGTTCAGCCGATGCAGCCCCGACAGGCACACAGACACTCGTCCCCTGCCGGTCGAACCCGCGCCGGCGGAGGTCCTCGCCCAACTACCCGACGACGGGAGTCGTTGA
- a CDS encoding type IV secretory system conjugative DNA transfer family protein: protein MLIGVTVAGGMPLRQSWEDMAVDIWGPRTGKTTSRAIPAVVAAPGPTLVTSVKGDIVDATREVRAARGQVWAFDPQHILGAEQGMWWNPLRAVATITDARRLAEHFAAAEREPGINRDAFFDPSSEELVANLLLAAAVSGHDILAAYRWAVSPRDDEPALLLRDRGFDLPGDAVSGVVNMPDKTRGGIYAGAQKMLMCLTEPAVTRWVTPPTRGGVPEFDPAAFVTSTDVLYLLSQGGPGSPAPLVAALTDAVLRAGEMQARASAGRRLDPPLLSILDEAANICRLRQLPNLYSYYGSHGLPIITILQSYPQGVDVWGREGMRKLWSAANVRTYGGGVADPDWLEELSKLIGEHEVTTRSTSSSGTGWGNRSVSHSTRRQRILDVSDLHALPRGRLVVYASGAPPALARTAPWQDGPHAATIRASIARWDPDSRTDWTLSPGTPPEPTS, encoded by the coding sequence GTGCTCATCGGGGTCACCGTCGCCGGAGGCATGCCGCTGCGCCAGTCCTGGGAGGACATGGCCGTCGACATCTGGGGCCCGCGCACCGGCAAGACCACCAGCCGGGCCATCCCCGCCGTCGTCGCCGCGCCCGGCCCGACCCTGGTCACCAGCGTCAAGGGCGACATCGTCGACGCCACCCGCGAGGTACGCGCCGCCCGCGGCCAGGTGTGGGCGTTCGACCCGCAACACATCCTCGGCGCCGAGCAGGGCATGTGGTGGAACCCACTGCGCGCCGTGGCCACCATCACCGACGCCCGACGCCTCGCCGAACACTTCGCCGCCGCCGAACGCGAACCCGGAATCAACCGGGACGCCTTCTTCGACCCTTCCAGCGAGGAGCTGGTGGCCAACCTGCTGCTGGCCGCCGCCGTGTCCGGCCACGACATCCTCGCCGCCTACCGGTGGGCCGTCAGCCCACGTGACGACGAACCAGCCCTCCTGCTGCGCGACCGAGGCTTCGACCTGCCCGGCGACGCGGTGTCCGGCGTGGTCAACATGCCCGACAAGACCCGAGGCGGCATCTACGCCGGCGCCCAGAAGATGCTCATGTGCCTCACCGAACCAGCCGTCACCCGCTGGGTCACCCCACCAACCCGAGGCGGGGTACCCGAGTTCGATCCGGCCGCGTTCGTCACCTCCACCGACGTGCTGTACCTGCTCTCCCAAGGCGGACCCGGCTCCCCCGCCCCACTGGTCGCCGCGCTCACCGACGCCGTCCTACGCGCCGGCGAAATGCAGGCCCGCGCCTCGGCCGGCCGGCGCCTCGACCCACCGCTGCTGAGCATCCTCGACGAAGCGGCGAACATCTGCCGGCTACGCCAACTGCCCAACCTGTACTCGTACTACGGCTCCCACGGCCTACCCATCATCACCATCCTGCAGTCCTACCCCCAAGGCGTCGACGTGTGGGGACGCGAAGGCATGCGCAAACTCTGGTCCGCCGCGAACGTCCGCACCTACGGCGGCGGCGTCGCCGACCCCGACTGGCTGGAAGAACTCTCCAAACTCATCGGCGAGCACGAGGTCACCACCCGCTCGACCAGCAGCAGCGGGACCGGCTGGGGCAACCGGTCGGTCTCCCACTCCACCCGCCGCCAACGCATCCTCGACGTATCCGACCTGCACGCCCTGCCCCGCGGTCGGCTGGTCGTCTACGCCTCCGGCGCACCACCCGCGCTCGCCCGCACCGCTCCCTGGCAGGACGGACCTCACGCCGCCACGATCCGCGCCTCGATCGCCCGCTGGGATCCCGACAGCCGTACCGACTGGACCCTGTCCCCCGGCACCCCGCCGGAGCCGACCTCATGA
- a CDS encoding ATP/GTP-binding protein, protein MTISTRDRTPPTPPPRRPATRRPGRLGYAGPGGGRWSWIEPPTEYRGTTVQVCGLFPFGTGASTPMIGVPVGRHLYTGSAVCFDPISWYTRARLINNPSVWIEGEPGMGKSTAVRRMVLGLTAQGVTPLILGDLKPDYAQLVRALGGQVLRIGPGLDRINPLDAGPWRQVLDRVDERTGAVVRAAVTDRRLNMLVALATLIRRGPVSSDETTVLAAALRYLAERETDTPPVLSDVLRILRDAPADVRAVTLWQEEQDLPRFREETNGLHRTLLALLHGPLGDTFEGQTTTAIRLDTPAVCVDISGIDDTDELRTAATLLSTWSYGFAQVEAAHLMADLGLAPARTFFTVLDELWRALRVGHGLVDRADGLTRLNRQKGTGTAFITHSLADLEALPTAHDRAKARGFAERSAVLMIGPCSEQELDSVSRVRPLSQAERREVLSWSAPPSWTAAEGGETVGRGNFLIKVGSRPGIPIHLEPTEVEKQLGNTDFRWTMT, encoded by the coding sequence ATGACCATCAGCACCCGGGACCGCACCCCACCGACGCCACCACCGCGTCGACCAGCCACCCGCCGGCCGGGCCGGCTCGGCTACGCCGGGCCCGGCGGTGGCCGCTGGTCGTGGATCGAACCGCCGACGGAGTACCGGGGCACCACCGTGCAGGTCTGCGGCCTGTTCCCGTTCGGCACCGGCGCGTCGACACCGATGATCGGGGTGCCCGTCGGCCGGCACCTCTACACCGGTTCGGCAGTGTGCTTCGACCCGATCTCCTGGTACACCCGGGCCCGGCTGATCAACAACCCGTCGGTGTGGATCGAGGGCGAACCCGGCATGGGCAAGTCCACCGCCGTACGCCGGATGGTCCTCGGCCTCACCGCCCAGGGCGTGACCCCGCTGATCCTCGGCGACCTCAAGCCCGACTACGCGCAGCTGGTCCGCGCCCTCGGTGGGCAGGTCCTGCGCATCGGGCCCGGCCTCGACCGGATCAACCCCCTCGACGCCGGACCGTGGCGCCAGGTCCTCGACCGGGTCGACGAGCGCACCGGCGCTGTCGTGCGCGCGGCGGTCACCGACCGGCGGCTGAACATGCTGGTCGCCCTGGCCACCCTGATCCGGCGCGGGCCCGTCAGCTCCGACGAGACCACCGTCCTCGCTGCCGCGCTGCGCTACCTCGCCGAACGCGAGACCGACACCCCGCCGGTGCTCTCCGACGTCCTGCGCATCCTGCGCGACGCCCCCGCCGACGTCCGCGCCGTCACCCTCTGGCAGGAAGAGCAAGACCTCCCCCGGTTCCGGGAAGAGACCAACGGCCTGCACCGCACCCTGCTGGCGCTGCTACACGGCCCGCTCGGTGACACCTTCGAGGGGCAGACCACCACCGCCATCCGCCTCGACACCCCCGCCGTCTGCGTCGACATCTCCGGCATCGACGACACCGACGAACTGCGCACCGCCGCGACCCTGCTGTCGACCTGGTCGTACGGCTTCGCGCAGGTCGAGGCCGCGCACCTGATGGCCGACCTCGGCCTCGCGCCCGCCCGCACCTTCTTCACCGTGCTCGACGAGCTGTGGCGGGCGCTGCGGGTCGGGCACGGCCTGGTCGACCGCGCCGACGGACTCACCCGCCTCAACCGGCAGAAGGGCACCGGCACCGCCTTCATCACCCACTCTCTCGCCGACCTGGAGGCACTGCCCACCGCCCACGACCGGGCCAAAGCCAGAGGCTTCGCCGAACGGTCCGCGGTGCTGATGATCGGTCCCTGCTCGGAGCAGGAGCTGGACTCCGTCTCCCGGGTCCGGCCGCTGTCGCAGGCCGAACGGCGTGAGGTGCTGTCCTGGTCGGCGCCACCGTCGTGGACTGCCGCCGAGGGCGGCGAGACCGTCGGGCGCGGAAACTTCCTGATCAAGGTCGGATCGAGGCCGGGTATCCCCATACACCTGGAACCGACCGAGGTGGAGAAGCAGCTCGGCAACACCGACTTCCGCTGGACAATGACGTGA